The Ochrobactrum quorumnocens genome has a segment encoding these proteins:
- a CDS encoding SDR family NAD(P)-dependent oxidoreductase translates to MNLEIEGKVAIVTGASAGIGFAVAEELFTNGARVLVVARDEGRLEDAANKLASAATGRAGDVVALAADVSKPEAAQLIVDRAIEAFGRLDILVNNAGRAHAGGLMTSTDKDWEEMTGVKLTSMRRLCKTAVPHMQKGRWGRIVNMSSIGGIYPNPKLFVSHVLSGAINNLTKSLALEVAKDGILVNAIGIGAVATDNWANNMVPAVRRSRAEFADLSDDEVIARISAECTPVGRAGSAREIAAIAAFLSSNRNGFVTGDTIEASGGADRFM, encoded by the coding sequence ATGAACCTCGAAATCGAAGGTAAGGTAGCGATCGTGACCGGAGCAAGTGCCGGGATCGGCTTTGCCGTTGCGGAAGAACTTTTCACCAATGGCGCGCGCGTGCTGGTTGTCGCGAGAGATGAGGGGCGGCTGGAGGACGCCGCCAATAAGCTCGCGTCGGCGGCCACTGGCCGTGCCGGCGACGTCGTCGCCCTCGCCGCAGACGTCTCGAAGCCGGAAGCAGCTCAGCTCATCGTCGATCGTGCTATCGAGGCATTCGGCAGGCTCGATATTCTGGTCAACAATGCCGGCCGCGCTCACGCCGGCGGGCTCATGACCTCGACAGATAAAGACTGGGAAGAGATGACCGGCGTCAAGCTGACCTCCATGAGGCGGCTTTGCAAAACTGCGGTTCCTCATATGCAGAAGGGCAGATGGGGCCGCATCGTCAATATGTCCTCTATAGGGGGTATCTACCCCAACCCCAAGCTTTTTGTCTCTCACGTTCTGAGCGGAGCCATTAATAACCTGACGAAATCGCTCGCCCTGGAGGTCGCAAAAGACGGCATCCTCGTGAACGCGATCGGAATTGGCGCGGTGGCAACCGACAACTGGGCGAATAACATGGTACCGGCTGTCCGTCGCTCGCGCGCAGAATTTGCGGATCTGTCGGATGACGAAGTGATCGCGCGCATCTCAGCCGAATGCACTCCGGTTGGCCGAGCTGGCTCGGCTCGCGAAATCGCTGCCATTGCAGCATTCTTGAGCTCCAACAGAAACGGCTTCGTGACTGGCGACACAATCGAGGCGTCCGGCGGCGCTGACCGCTTCATGTAG
- a CDS encoding amino acid ABC transporter ATP-binding protein, translating into MSNENPNAQRSETLIEISTLEKYYGKFHALKNVNLSVRRGEVIGVIGSSGSGKSTLIRCINLLETFTSGSIVVDGVPVREGKELEKVRAEVGMVFQQFNLFPHMTALRNVAIAPVRVRGRSWAEAEEKAHQLLQRVGLSEHVNKYPDQLSGGQQQRVAIARALAMEPEVLLFDEPTSALDPEMVGEVLDVIQSLARTGVTMLVVTHEMSFARRISDRIIFMEKGEIIEQNAPDAFFDNPQTERARFFLNSIVHA; encoded by the coding sequence ATGAGTAACGAAAATCCGAACGCGCAGAGGTCTGAGACGCTGATCGAAATCTCGACTCTGGAAAAATACTACGGAAAATTCCATGCATTGAAGAATGTGAACCTCTCGGTACGCCGAGGGGAGGTTATTGGAGTCATTGGTTCATCCGGCTCGGGTAAATCAACGCTCATCAGGTGTATCAATCTTCTTGAGACGTTTACATCTGGCTCGATTGTCGTTGATGGTGTTCCAGTTCGTGAAGGCAAAGAGCTCGAAAAAGTTCGCGCTGAAGTCGGAATGGTCTTTCAGCAGTTCAATCTGTTTCCGCATATGACCGCCTTGCGCAATGTCGCTATTGCGCCTGTTCGGGTGCGTGGCCGCAGTTGGGCGGAGGCCGAAGAAAAAGCGCACCAGCTCCTGCAACGCGTTGGCTTGAGCGAGCATGTTAACAAATACCCAGATCAGTTGTCCGGCGGACAGCAGCAACGTGTCGCAATCGCACGCGCATTGGCTATGGAACCGGAAGTGTTGCTGTTTGATGAACCAACATCGGCACTTGATCCTGAAATGGTTGGGGAAGTTCTTGACGTGATCCAGAGCCTTGCGCGCACTGGCGTGACAATGCTGGTTGTGACCCATGAAATGTCATTTGCGCGCCGTATCTCGGACCGCATCATCTTCATGGAAAAAGGCGAGATCATTGAACAGAATGCACCCGATGCCTTCTTCGATAACCCGCAGACCGAGCGTGCCCGGTTCTTCCTGAACTCGATCGTCCATGCCTGA
- a CDS encoding fumarylacetoacetate hydrolase family protein: MSAQDFLDSGTFVGRVWREDVQGPSVVAIRNGQVLDITSTVVPTMRDLLEMGDPAAYVAQSMGEPISDISNLLTDGFDGRVHLLAPIDLQAVKACGVTFARSMVERVIEERAAGNPELASRIRGRIASVIGESLRDLKAGSVAAEQVKTALIDEGVWSQYLEVGIGPDAEVFSKAQVLSSVGHCADVGLHPASKWNNPEPEVVLAVNSQGRIVGATLGNDVNLRDIEGRSALLLGKAKDNNASCAVGPLLRLFDETYDLDDVRSAELTLSVEGDDGFMLRGHSSMKEISRDPLELVEQTIGAHHQYPDGLILFMGTLFAPMEDRGEQGQGFTHHVGDVVSISNSKLGTLRNRVRLSTQCSPWVFGASHLMRNLAGRGLL, translated from the coding sequence ATGTCTGCTCAGGACTTTTTAGACAGCGGAACATTTGTCGGGCGTGTTTGGCGTGAGGATGTTCAGGGGCCATCCGTTGTGGCTATACGCAACGGTCAGGTGCTCGACATCACAAGCACTGTTGTACCAACAATGCGCGATCTTTTAGAAATGGGAGATCCGGCAGCCTATGTCGCTCAATCCATGGGCGAACCAATTTCCGATATTTCAAACCTTCTCACTGATGGGTTTGATGGGCGTGTCCATCTGCTTGCACCCATTGATCTTCAAGCTGTGAAGGCTTGCGGGGTTACATTTGCTCGTTCGATGGTGGAGCGTGTGATTGAGGAACGTGCCGCTGGCAATCCGGAATTGGCATCGCGCATTCGCGGCCGCATTGCTTCCGTTATTGGGGAAAGCTTGCGTGACCTTAAAGCGGGTTCGGTTGCGGCAGAGCAGGTCAAGACGGCTCTGATTGATGAGGGCGTATGGTCTCAATATCTCGAAGTAGGTATTGGACCAGATGCCGAGGTATTCTCGAAAGCGCAGGTTTTATCCTCCGTAGGGCACTGCGCTGACGTAGGCCTGCATCCAGCGTCCAAGTGGAACAACCCAGAACCCGAAGTGGTTCTTGCGGTCAACAGTCAGGGGCGGATTGTAGGAGCAACCCTGGGGAATGACGTGAACCTTCGCGACATAGAAGGGCGGTCAGCGCTGTTATTGGGTAAGGCGAAAGACAACAATGCCTCATGTGCAGTTGGCCCGTTGCTGCGTTTGTTTGATGAGACGTATGATCTTGATGATGTTCGCTCGGCCGAATTGACACTGAGCGTTGAGGGCGATGACGGTTTTATGCTTCGTGGGCATAGCTCAATGAAAGAGATCAGCCGCGACCCGCTCGAACTCGTCGAACAGACTATCGGCGCGCATCATCAATATCCTGACGGTTTGATTTTGTTCATGGGAACACTGTTTGCTCCAATGGAAGATCGGGGTGAGCAAGGGCAGGGGTTCACCCATCATGTTGGTGATGTGGTATCGATTTCCAACAGTAAACTGGGCACGTTGCGCAATAGAGTAAGGCTCTCAACGCAATGCTCGCCGTGGGTTTTTGGCGCGTCACACTTGATGCGAAATCTGGCGGGGCGGGGGCTGCTTTGA
- a CDS encoding SDR family NAD(P)-dependent oxidoreductase, whose amino-acid sequence MNQIDMNGKRVIITGGAQGIGYAIADRLVQSGAAVAIWDLNVAEAEKAASKLSPECIAFGVDVADAESVAKATARTHKAFSTVEGLVNSAGITGPVKPLVDYDLHEWNKVVAVNLSGTFNCCRAIVPLMSENNYGRIVNIASVAGKEGNPNLAAYSAAKAGVIGLTKSLGKELAKTGIAVNCITPTTAKTPILDGLTPEFIEYMRVRIPRDRFVELNEVASMVVWMLSEENSYTTAATFDLSGGRTTY is encoded by the coding sequence ATGAACCAGATTGATATGAACGGGAAGCGCGTCATCATAACGGGTGGCGCGCAAGGGATTGGCTATGCGATTGCGGATCGATTGGTGCAGTCGGGGGCTGCTGTCGCGATTTGGGATTTGAATGTTGCTGAGGCTGAAAAGGCCGCCAGCAAACTTTCCCCTGAATGCATCGCCTTTGGTGTTGACGTGGCGGACGCGGAGAGCGTTGCGAAGGCGACAGCGCGGACTCATAAAGCGTTTTCAACTGTGGAAGGACTGGTCAACAGTGCGGGTATTACAGGACCAGTTAAGCCGCTGGTTGATTATGATCTGCACGAGTGGAACAAAGTAGTCGCAGTTAATCTGAGTGGTACATTCAATTGCTGTCGCGCGATTGTCCCTTTGATGTCTGAGAACAATTATGGGCGCATCGTCAATATTGCGTCGGTTGCGGGCAAAGAGGGAAACCCCAATCTGGCTGCTTATAGTGCCGCAAAAGCAGGTGTGATTGGCCTGACAAAATCGCTCGGAAAAGAGCTGGCAAAAACGGGCATTGCGGTGAATTGCATCACGCCGACCACGGCCAAGACGCCCATACTCGACGGATTAACGCCAGAATTCATTGAATATATGCGAGTGCGTATTCCACGGGACCGCTTTGTTGAACTCAACGAAGTTGCGTCCATGGTTGTCTGGATGTTGTCGGAAGAAAACTCATACACCACCGCTGCCACATTCGATCTCAGTGGTGGCAGGACAACTTATTGA
- a CDS encoding extradiol ring-cleavage dioxygenase, which yields MAELVAVYAVPHTPSFVADAQLNGENSEAVRYFTVIRNHLEASKPDVIVTVNNDHFNTFFFDNWPTLAIGTAETTAGPNDQTPGMPWYNIRVEANAAKHILSSLIGAGFDFSSTVDFEIDHGALVPLHFLTPEMHLPIVPIFINCVVPPLPAAQRCFALGRALAESIRSWDNDARVVIVTSGSLSLEIGGPRAEVDKTFGVPDPAWAAWVLEEIRGGRYDEIISQASEPRMLQAGNVAGELLNWIIALGTIEPSVPAIMIDQPQLGNAFAAWDVRSER from the coding sequence GTGGCTGAACTTGTTGCAGTATATGCCGTCCCACACACACCAAGCTTTGTCGCCGACGCGCAGCTCAACGGCGAGAATTCGGAGGCGGTGCGTTATTTTACGGTAATTCGCAACCATCTCGAGGCCTCGAAGCCAGATGTTATCGTGACGGTTAACAACGATCACTTTAACACGTTCTTCTTTGACAATTGGCCAACACTTGCCATCGGCACTGCTGAGACGACGGCTGGACCGAACGATCAGACCCCTGGAATGCCCTGGTACAACATTCGTGTGGAGGCGAACGCCGCCAAACATATCTTGTCGAGCCTGATAGGCGCGGGCTTCGATTTCTCTTCCACAGTCGATTTCGAAATTGATCACGGCGCGCTCGTACCTCTCCATTTCCTGACTCCGGAAATGCATCTGCCCATCGTGCCGATCTTCATAAACTGTGTCGTGCCACCGCTCCCTGCAGCGCAACGCTGCTTTGCCCTGGGCCGCGCGCTGGCTGAGTCAATCCGCTCATGGGACAACGACGCGCGCGTTGTGATTGTTACAAGCGGTTCTCTCAGCCTTGAAATCGGTGGGCCAAGAGCTGAGGTAGACAAGACCTTCGGCGTTCCCGATCCGGCATGGGCAGCATGGGTTCTCGAAGAGATCAGAGGGGGGCGGTACGATGAGATCATCTCACAGGCAAGCGAGCCGCGCATGCTGCAGGCGGGCAACGTTGCCGGTGAACTTCTCAACTGGATCATTGCGCTCGGAACGATCGAACCTTCCGTTCCGGCGATCATGATAGACCAGCCGCAACTCGGCAATGCCTTCGCGGCTTGGGACGTGAGGAGCGAGCGATGA
- a CDS encoding SDR family oxidoreductase, with amino-acid sequence MSNNLNGKTVLITAAAQGIGHASTIAFAAAGATVYATDINVEALKHVEHDGRILTRKLNVLSDVDISSLVSQIGSVDVLFNCAGCVHSGSILEMHDDDLEAAIDLNVRSMIRTIRAVLPGMLARKDGAVINMSSVASSVKGVPNRFAYGLTKAAVIGLTKSAAADFVSAGIRCNAICPGTVESPSLQQRLRDQRDFEAARAAFIARQPIGRIGQPQEIADLAVYLASASYTTGQAYNIDGGWTI; translated from the coding sequence GTGTCAAACAACCTTAACGGAAAAACCGTTCTCATTACCGCAGCCGCGCAAGGCATAGGACATGCAAGTACTATCGCATTTGCTGCTGCTGGCGCAACGGTATATGCGACTGATATCAACGTGGAGGCTCTTAAGCACGTTGAGCATGACGGGCGTATTTTAACCCGAAAACTTAACGTTTTGAGCGATGTCGATATTTCGTCGCTCGTAAGCCAGATCGGCAGTGTTGATGTTTTGTTTAATTGTGCGGGTTGTGTTCATAGCGGCTCAATTCTTGAGATGCATGACGATGATCTTGAGGCAGCGATTGATCTTAATGTTCGATCAATGATCCGCACGATACGTGCTGTTCTACCGGGAATGCTTGCCCGTAAGGATGGAGCTGTCATCAATATGTCTTCTGTTGCATCGAGCGTAAAAGGTGTGCCGAACCGCTTTGCCTATGGTCTGACAAAAGCAGCGGTCATCGGCCTGACAAAATCTGCTGCAGCAGATTTTGTCTCAGCTGGCATCCGTTGCAATGCGATATGCCCAGGCACGGTTGAAAGTCCATCCTTGCAACAGCGGCTTCGTGACCAACGCGATTTTGAAGCAGCCCGCGCCGCCTTTATCGCGAGACAACCAATTGGCCGAATTGGGCAACCGCAAGAAATTGCTGATCTCGCTGTTTATCTTGCCAGCGCAAGCTATACCACGGGACAAGCATACAACATCGATGGTGGCTGGACGATTTGA
- a CDS encoding pyridoxal phosphate-dependent aminotransferase produces the protein MLQKQMFPTQARDAVRSLSSSQIREVANSAMGREDVLPFWFGETDQPTAAFIRDAAMKSLSAGETFYAQNLGRPYLRKAIAEYITDLHGRKIETDRISVVGSGVTGLGVVSQLMLSPGDRVVAITPLWPNITEIPRIAGAYVERVSLNVSGGKWSLDLDRLLSALTPDTKMLIVNSPNNPTGWTITEEQIEAITAHCRRMGIWVVADEVYERLIYDPAVRSAPSFLRHMNADERFISVNSFSKAWSMTGWRAGWITAPVTMADDLAKLIEYNFSCVFEPIQRAATVALQQGETEIANLRSRLARTRNLLVSGLLDIPGVDVPEAGGAMYVFFRIAGQSDSVEIAKRLVSEAGLGLAPGSAFGPEGNGWLRWCHAVSDDTRLMDGVSRLAKFVQR, from the coding sequence ATGTTGCAGAAACAAATGTTCCCAACGCAAGCGCGTGACGCAGTCCGCTCGCTTTCCAGCTCACAAATCAGAGAAGTGGCCAATAGTGCCATGGGTCGGGAAGATGTTCTTCCATTCTGGTTTGGCGAAACCGACCAACCGACAGCAGCGTTTATACGAGATGCGGCGATGAAGTCGCTTTCAGCAGGCGAGACTTTTTATGCTCAAAATCTCGGTCGCCCTTATTTGCGCAAGGCGATTGCCGAATATATAACTGACCTTCATGGACGCAAAATTGAGACGGATCGCATTAGTGTGGTTGGCTCTGGCGTCACGGGTCTTGGTGTCGTATCGCAATTGATGCTGTCTCCGGGTGATCGGGTCGTGGCCATCACACCGCTTTGGCCCAATATTACGGAAATTCCGCGTATTGCGGGTGCTTATGTCGAGCGCGTATCATTGAATGTAAGCGGCGGAAAATGGTCGCTTGATCTTGATCGTTTGTTGTCTGCACTAACGCCAGACACGAAAATGCTAATCGTGAATTCGCCCAACAATCCGACAGGATGGACGATTACGGAAGAGCAAATCGAGGCAATCACGGCGCATTGCAGAAGGATGGGAATTTGGGTGGTTGCTGATGAGGTTTACGAGCGCTTGATCTACGATCCGGCTGTTCGCTCTGCTCCAAGTTTTCTGCGGCATATGAATGCTGATGAACGGTTTATATCGGTAAATAGTTTCTCCAAAGCCTGGTCGATGACTGGTTGGCGTGCTGGTTGGATAACGGCACCGGTTACGATGGCTGACGATCTGGCGAAGTTGATCGAATATAACTTCTCTTGTGTTTTCGAGCCGATCCAGCGCGCGGCCACGGTCGCACTTCAGCAGGGCGAAACGGAGATTGCCAATCTTCGCTCTCGATTGGCACGAACGCGTAATCTCCTCGTGTCCGGTTTGCTTGATATCCCCGGCGTCGATGTCCCTGAAGCTGGCGGAGCCATGTATGTGTTCTTCCGCATTGCAGGACAGTCAGACTCTGTTGAAATAGCAAAGCGGCTTGTTTCGGAAGCCGGGCTTGGCCTCGCACCGGGGTCAGCCTTTGGGCCAGAGGGCAATGGATGGTTGCGTTGGTGCCATGCAGTTTCTGATGACACCCGCCTTATGGACGGGGTCAGTCGACTTGCAAAATTTGTCCAGCGTTAA
- a CDS encoding SDR family oxidoreductase, protein MSEIKSALITGANKGIGLSIARQLGMNGHSVWLGCRDISRGDAAARELRKEGIIASAVQLDVTDDTSVDNAARTIENEIGSLDVLINNAGLMFGQPPSLAEEPLDEIRQMFETNVFGVLRVTQTFLPLLRKSKSPRIVMMSSGLSSLTDALDLQSETWAVGFGGYCASKTALNMLTVKLAKELEHEGIKVNAADPGLTSTDMTRNGPGHSPEEGARPAIALATIQAFGPSAGFYACSSSGELVLKNW, encoded by the coding sequence ATGTCTGAAATAAAATCCGCGCTCATTACTGGAGCCAACAAGGGCATTGGTCTCTCCATCGCACGTCAGTTGGGCATGAACGGCCACTCAGTCTGGCTGGGATGCCGAGACATCTCGAGGGGTGACGCGGCAGCGCGTGAACTGCGCAAAGAGGGCATCATCGCCAGCGCTGTGCAGCTCGATGTGACGGATGACACAAGCGTTGACAACGCCGCCAGAACCATCGAAAACGAGATTGGCAGCCTTGACGTACTGATAAACAATGCTGGTCTCATGTTCGGCCAACCTCCGTCTCTCGCTGAGGAACCGCTCGACGAGATCAGGCAAATGTTCGAGACCAACGTATTTGGCGTATTGCGCGTTACTCAGACCTTCCTGCCGTTGTTGCGCAAATCGAAGTCGCCCCGGATCGTGATGATGAGCAGCGGCCTCAGCTCGCTCACCGATGCTTTGGACCTCCAGAGCGAAACCTGGGCTGTCGGATTTGGTGGATACTGTGCTTCAAAGACTGCGCTCAATATGCTGACTGTCAAACTCGCAAAGGAGCTGGAACACGAGGGGATTAAAGTGAACGCTGCGGACCCTGGCCTGACATCCACTGACATGACCCGGAACGGCCCGGGTCATTCGCCCGAAGAAGGTGCTCGCCCGGCAATCGCACTTGCGACGATCCAAGCATTCGGTCCCTCGGCGGGTTTTTACGCTTGTTCCTCGTCGGGGGAACTTGTACTGAAGAACTGGTAA
- a CDS encoding MarR family winged helix-turn-helix transcriptional regulator, with protein sequence MTEPRPEQIEQLTITFEQFTRRFKVAEAAAAAENALNALDVQALLFVSEHPECSLGDVAQNLHVALTTMSSSADRLVRREMIKRLRHEANRRSVALTITSKGQAAVTGYMDGYRDACRAMLEALDSTERVEFLRLTQKIRLYDL encoded by the coding sequence ATGACAGAACCTAGACCTGAACAAATTGAACAACTCACAATCACTTTCGAGCAATTTACTCGTCGCTTCAAGGTGGCCGAAGCTGCAGCCGCGGCAGAAAACGCTCTTAACGCTCTCGACGTCCAAGCCCTTCTGTTTGTCAGTGAGCATCCTGAATGTAGCCTGGGCGATGTCGCTCAAAATCTCCATGTTGCACTGACGACAATGTCGTCTTCTGCCGACCGCCTCGTCCGCCGGGAAATGATCAAACGACTGCGGCACGAGGCTAATCGGCGTTCGGTCGCTCTAACGATTACGTCGAAGGGGCAAGCGGCAGTCACAGGCTATATGGATGGGTATAGGGATGCCTGCCGGGCGATGCTGGAGGCGCTCGATTCCACCGAGCGGGTCGAGTTTCTGCGTCTTACACAGAAAATTCGATTATACGATCTTTGA
- a CDS encoding fumarylacetoacetate hydrolase family protein gives MKLVRFGEAGSEKPGIVDEKGSIRDLSSVLSDISGKELPTIGTKLAGIDVQNLPLVPEGARLGSCVTGVGNFIAVGLNYADHAAESGMAVPEEPVLFNKAPSCIVGPNDTVLVPRGSQKTDWEVELAIVIGKAASYVTEDEAADYIAGYCICNDVSERSYQLERGGNWMKGKGCPTFGPLGPWLVTPDEIADVDALAMTLDINGERVQNGSTSTMVFKVPFIVSYISQFMKLEPGDVITTGTPPGVGMGMKPPRYLKAGDTMRVEIEGLGVQNQVTAAA, from the coding sequence ATGAAACTTGTGAGGTTTGGAGAAGCTGGTTCTGAAAAGCCAGGTATAGTTGATGAGAAAGGCTCCATTCGCGATCTTTCGTCTGTTCTAAGCGATATTTCCGGCAAGGAACTTCCGACAATCGGAACGAAGCTCGCGGGCATTGACGTTCAGAATTTGCCTCTGGTCCCAGAGGGGGCGCGACTGGGCTCATGCGTTACTGGCGTTGGCAATTTCATCGCTGTTGGTCTCAACTACGCAGACCATGCGGCGGAGAGTGGAATGGCTGTGCCGGAAGAGCCGGTTTTGTTTAATAAGGCACCCTCCTGCATTGTTGGCCCAAATGATACTGTGCTTGTCCCGCGTGGATCGCAGAAGACAGATTGGGAAGTGGAACTTGCAATCGTGATTGGTAAAGCCGCATCCTATGTAACTGAAGATGAAGCTGCCGATTACATTGCTGGTTATTGTATCTGCAACGATGTCTCGGAGCGGTCGTATCAGCTTGAGCGCGGAGGCAACTGGATGAAAGGCAAGGGCTGCCCGACATTCGGTCCCTTGGGGCCATGGCTGGTGACACCGGACGAGATTGCTGATGTTGATGCACTCGCGATGACGCTCGACATCAATGGTGAGCGTGTTCAAAATGGCTCGACCAGCACCATGGTTTTCAAAGTGCCTTTCATTGTTTCCTACATTTCCCAATTCATGAAGCTGGAGCCGGGCGATGTCATCACGACCGGGACACCTCCCGGCGTTGGAATGGGCATGAAGCCTCCACGTTACTTGAAGGCCGGTGACACGATGCGCGTGGAGATCGAGGGATTGGGTGTCCAGAACCAAGTCACCGCTGCGGCCTGA
- a CDS encoding MFS transporter, producing the protein MSERQVQSIGPVQRRALFSSFIGWMFDGFETSTLILVGGVAAMSLLGNPTPEEIRVAVGIAIGATLLGWAAGGTIGSIMADRIGRKKMLMISIVGYSALTALTAFSPTWTILIALRFLTGMFLGSEWSTGTALVAETWPDRSRAKALGIMQSGYGFGFFLAAGLWLWIQPHWGPDAWRLMFVIGVLPAFLLLYIRRKVPESKLWLEAVREQGSGETISAKRESGLIRLFGDPEGLKRAVATLVMAAVTVSVFYGISALIGPYIGALAAKEGLTASSWASISALVYNGGSIVGYICAGFIADRIGRKPYMLSMFGGAICAGVIQAFVPETLTWSLVSVFILGMFTLGVFSWMPIYLPELFKTKIRSTASGIVFNLARLVSFPLPILTAFLFSTLGGFHMTVLAMTLLYVLAIFALWFLPETRGKPLPN; encoded by the coding sequence ATGAGCGAACGACAAGTTCAAAGCATAGGCCCTGTTCAACGACGAGCACTCTTTAGCAGCTTTATCGGCTGGATGTTCGATGGCTTTGAAACCAGTACCCTGATTTTGGTGGGCGGCGTTGCCGCTATGTCACTGCTGGGTAATCCAACACCCGAAGAAATTAGGGTAGCGGTTGGTATCGCCATCGGCGCTACTCTTTTGGGGTGGGCCGCCGGCGGCACGATCGGGAGCATCATGGCAGACCGTATCGGCCGCAAGAAGATGCTGATGATATCGATCGTCGGCTACTCTGCGCTGACGGCGCTGACCGCGTTCAGCCCTACATGGACGATACTGATCGCTCTGCGCTTTCTGACGGGCATGTTTCTGGGATCTGAGTGGAGCACCGGAACCGCACTTGTGGCTGAAACCTGGCCGGATCGATCACGCGCCAAAGCCCTTGGCATAATGCAATCCGGCTATGGTTTTGGGTTTTTCCTCGCCGCCGGCCTGTGGCTGTGGATCCAGCCACATTGGGGACCGGACGCATGGCGCTTGATGTTCGTCATTGGCGTGCTGCCCGCATTTCTTCTGTTGTACATCCGCCGGAAGGTTCCTGAGTCGAAGCTTTGGTTGGAGGCAGTTCGTGAGCAGGGGTCTGGTGAAACCATATCAGCAAAACGCGAATCCGGCCTGATTAGGCTCTTTGGCGACCCAGAAGGACTGAAGCGCGCAGTTGCTACCTTGGTAATGGCAGCTGTGACCGTATCTGTATTCTACGGGATATCGGCGCTTATCGGCCCCTACATCGGTGCTCTCGCGGCAAAGGAAGGACTGACTGCAAGTTCATGGGCATCCATTAGTGCGCTGGTGTACAATGGCGGATCCATAGTCGGCTACATATGCGCAGGCTTCATCGCCGATCGCATCGGTCGCAAGCCTTACATGCTTAGCATGTTTGGTGGCGCAATCTGTGCAGGCGTGATCCAAGCCTTTGTGCCCGAAACGCTGACATGGTCGTTGGTCTCGGTCTTTATTCTCGGAATGTTTACGCTTGGCGTCTTTTCCTGGATGCCGATCTATCTGCCCGAACTCTTCAAGACGAAAATCCGGTCAACCGCTTCAGGCATCGTCTTCAATCTCGCACGGTTGGTCTCGTTCCCGTTGCCGATCCTGACAGCTTTCCTGTTTTCGACCTTGGGCGGCTTTCACATGACAGTCCTCGCTATGACCCTTCTCTATGTTCTGGCGATCTTCGCGCTCTGGTTCTTGCCGGAAACCCGCGGCAAGCCCCTTCCTAACTGA